Part of the Panicum virgatum strain AP13 chromosome 4N, P.virgatum_v5, whole genome shotgun sequence genome is shown below.
TCTCCGCAATTTGTATACTATGCAGTCAATCCTACACAACACGCCCAACCTTTGCCATCAGCATCGGGTCATTTCCGTGGTGGTTCAAGACGCAGCAACTCAGGAGGCAAGGATGCAGGATCAAGCTCCCAGCAGTCCCCAGGAGGCAGTGCTGATCCCTCACCCTTGGACACCTTCTTCGCTGGTATCTGATGCGAAAGCGCCCCAATATCACCTTTCTGAAGGGATTGCACAGCATGGGCACCAACATCCCGGCGTTTGAAGATGCTTCTGAAACCTTGCACCTTCTCCAGATAGCCGAAGCTAGCACCATACTGCTCACTGTAACCACTGAGGAACACCACAATTTCATACTTTCCCCTCCCTGTGCTGCTTGCCTGGTCACCATGAAAGGCCCAAACCGAGGCCTTCCTGGGGTAAACCCGGTACACCTCCCTCGCCACCCTCTCGCAGGCGACAAGATGTGAGAAGACATTGACTGAATGCAGAGTGTCTGCACTCCCAACCTTGAACTGCCCACATGGTTTCCCCTCCTCACCACCATCCAGCCATCTTATCTGGATGCGGAATCGGCTGCCTCGCAGCACCCCCTCCACCAATGCGTAGTAGCGCGGCATGCCATCATCATCGCTGTACAAAGCCCAGAGCTGGCCTCTCTTGAAGCACCGCTCACCGCGGTCGGCGTCGAAGTTGTAGAAGTCAGAGTCCACCACTGCCATGAGGTCGGAATGATTGTTCTCCGCCTCAAcctcctcgccgtcctcctGCTCCACCTCGCCTCTGGATGACCTCTTCTTGGAAGCCTTTGCCCCTCTCTTCTTGGCGAGCTCGAGCTTTATCTCAGCGAGCGTCATCTCCGGTTTCTCGGTCTCGGGCTCCTCGGCCGGCCGCAGCGCAGGTGTAGGGGGTCCCGCCTCCGGCGGAGGCGGAATCTCGGTGGCGAGGAAGATTCGGTGGCAGGAGGGGCACATGAGGCGGTACCCCACATACTTGCGCTCGAACTcgtggaggaggcggcagcCGGCGCAGGCCGTCCAGAAGGTGTcgagggcgggggcggggggcggGGCGGTGAGCGCCTCGTaggcctcggcggcgcggccgagcgCTTCCTCTACGGCCGCCTTGACGGCGGGGGAGGTTGCGGAGTCTTGAGGGTTGACGCGGAGGGATTTGACGAGGGACTTGAAGTGGCGGTggagggcggaggcggagagcggcgaggcggagtcGTCGTCCGGGAGCAGGAGGACGGCGTAGTGGGAGGCGgggtcggcgacgaggacgttggcggcggtggcgaggagggcggcgcgcggggaggccgggtcgaggagggcggcgcggctggCGTGCTTGTGGGCCGCGCGGAGGCGCCCCACGGAGAGCGCGGACTCGGCCAGCGCAAGGAGGCGCTCGGGCTCCGCTGCCGTGCCGGCGGGCGTGGGGGCAGGCTCGCCGGCCATAGGTGGGTGGGGATCACCGGCGGGGGCTGCCTTGATGAACTTTTGTGGTTTTGGGGAGAGGCAGAGGTGCTGGTGGACAAGGGGAAATGGGCTTTTCGGCGTCTGGTTTGTTGGGCCTGATGAAGACAAGTTGTTGGGCCTCGAGGAGCCTTTATAAAGCCGCAAGAAAAACccctaaaaaaacaaagaaaagacgGTTTTCATCTCACAAAATAAAACCGCATTGTTATCCACCAAAATAAAACCGCCTTGAGTGCAACTAACGTTTTTCTAATCCGCCcaagaaataataataataataataataatatcttGGCTCCATTCCAAGGTACTACAGTAAATGGCACATGACATACATGACATTATATTTGGGGATTGATTTGACTCATGCATTTTCTTGAGGGGCAAAACATTGTGAGGAAATAGTATAAACTAGCGCCACTTATGACCATGTGTGGGCTACCTGTATTGCAGGTGAGGCCTTCTTTTTCCGTATTCTATGGTAAAGCGAGGTAGCATTGGATCAGGATTTTAACTTCATCTCATGATTTTGAGATTTCCTTCATGTGTTActgatttatttttttagtgAACTCTGCCATTATAACTGGTGTCAGTTATCGGGTTATTGATTAACTGAAGAAGTATGGAAACATTTTGGGTAGTGAGAAATTCTCAACACTGCATGTTGCTTACAACCTCGACATTACAGAAACTAATGTAGTATGCCTCAGCTGAGGCAGTGACCAAATATTCTGCGCTGTCGAAAGCTATGTTTTCGACCAAAAGATACGTAGTAAGAGCATCAATTAACCGAAGTTGTATCCAAAACTATAAGCAAAAGCAGCGGTCTGGTCCACATTTGTGTGCCATGTACACCAAAATATCCTTCCATTTTGTTTCCTTGGTGCTAGCTGTGTAGTCCTGCCACATAGAGGAAAAATAAGGAAACACTATTGgcatttcaaataaaaaaagaactCTACTACTTCAAACTATAAGAATTGCCTAATTATCTATGAAATAATTGTATGGATGTAAAGTTTGTCATCAAACCTCCACTACACTTTGATGAAGTAAAAATGGAGTATTGATTCAGAGAGTATGACTCAAACTGGTAGCCATCTTTGTGTTGTAAACATTCGAAATCCTTTTCAAAATGGGAATATGCAGGTAGTAAAGGCACTTTTTAAGGAAAAACAATACTTGCAGAAATTAATTTGGTAAATAGTGCAAGACTTCCTTTTCTCATAACTACAATATGTAAGGGTAACTTAACTTGATCATTCCTCTATTTTTAGCTTCTTCCTCTTCTGTTCGTCATGCTTCTTGTCATCATCACCATTAATCTAGGAAAAGATTCCGTGCAAAATAAATATTAGTTGTTATGCAAAAATAACAACAGGCTGCACAACTATATTTTGAATGTATAGAAGTTCCATGCTCTTATAGTGATGTCTTTTGATGAAAATTACTAATTGAGGAAAGAGATAAGTCAGTAATTGGATTGCTCTCAAATATTTTGCTAATCAGCCTGTCTGAATATTGAGCAAAACTACTTGTCTAAGTACTTTAATACTCATAGGCCATAATCAGAGAATTTTCAGGTTTATTTGTAAGTAATATCAAAGTGAAATGAGAATGTAGCTAAATTCAGCAATGATAAGGTATATTGTTTGGTCTTCCAATATGATTAATAAAGGTAAAGTCAGTTCATAAGTTAAAATACAGCAGGACTGCAACAAATACTCCAAAAAAagaacacatgaattatctgtAAGTATTCTGGAAGTGTAAAAAATTGAGGCTGCAGTCAGTCATTGATGTTTCAGATAGAAAACAGAGGCTGGAGACAGACATTGGTGCTATTTACTTTCTTTGTGCTAGTAACTCAGGACAAATATAGATTGGTTCAGAAAAAACTCAGGACAAAATAGGAAAAATACACATTGTGTAGCATGGGGAAAAACAATGATGTAACATGTATACAAATATTAATACCAGCTACTGTAACATGAATGTTTACCTTTTTTAAATCCTGCTCTTCACTTTCATGGTGCTAGTTCCTGAAAATACAGAGTGAGTTTTTGTTAGAATAAGTAGTACTGAAATAGCGGCTAAGGAAAGAGAGGAAAGAACAGGATAAAAACATTCCTCTTCTGCCGGCTGGGACTTGAACTTCACGAAGAGAGCCACGTTGGAAGTGGGAGAAGTCGGAGGCAAGAACGTGAGCGAGGATAGTTTATGGTTGAAAAAAGAGAACGCGAGCATAATCTTACTTAAAGGCACACCAATTCAGGTTGTGGTTAGAATGGTTAGTAAAGACTAAGGAACTGAGGATATCTTGAGCAGATGAATACACAAAATGGAGCTCAGAAAATAGAAGATTGTATCCCCTCTCAGTTGGAATTAGGATATGAATTAGGATATGATCTGAAATTCTGAATGCACATAGAATGAAAAACTAAGGAAAATGACAGCTTGACCCTATACTCAGTGCTACTAATATAAATATTCCTGTTTTGACTTCTAATCCATCGGTATTTTTGATCTGTTCtacaaaaaaaatgaagttATTTCTGTTCCTGAATTGTTAAGGACTGAGTTTTAAATGTGTTGATACAAGAGTGGGAAGTTAAATGAAACGACCAAACATTGTCAAACTGCTAATTTAGTTGTTTGTTGGCTCAAATCTTGGCAGCCTTATATATAGACATAAATGAGAACATGAACAAAAGTAATGTTGGAGGTGCTAAATTTCTATTAAATTTCTATGAACTGTACGTATGCTGAGGCATTTTTTTTGACACCTCTCATCTGGGTACAGCTGTAGCATCTGTTCATACACGCACACACGCACCACCCTACACACGCACACCAAACTCACACCACACGTGTACAATCAGACCTACAACTACACACAGATATGAAGACCGCGTCCTTCTAGAGATCACTGGAAACCTCCAAGGCTCCGTGGGCGACGGGCGCGTCGCAGTCTCTTTGTGGCACCACGCGTGAGAGGCAACGGAGATTATTAAAGGCACTGAGAACAGTACCTGGTGAGGCACGCGAGTTGCGATTCCCAGGAATCGAACCCGCGCCCGGCCGCTTGCACACCTGGCGAGCGAACCAACTGAGCTATCGCTCGTCCTCGTATGCTGAGGCATTTGTGTTGGGTGCTAAAATTATCATGATATATAGTTCAGTGTTTTTTCATTTGCTTGATTGCTTTACATTACTACTACATTGAGAAGTTGTAATTATATTATACATTTCGATGGCACAGAAACAGTTTGAAATTTGGACAAAGCCACAACAATAGAATTATCAGTTGTAGAATCTACATCTCTATGTGCCGTGCGGGGATGCAGGGAGAAAGGGAGGGCCAGCGCCTGGCGGCCGGCACGACGAgagagggaggcggaggcggccggcgcggcaagCAAGGGACGACGCCAGACGAAACATCGAGAAGATGTCATTGTACTGCGGGTTGTTTTTGCTAAACTTCGAgggtttttttgaaaaatgaatgtggCTAGCACGATCCAAGCCGTCCATGGGttgatccgacggccgagacAAGCCGCGCTGACGTGGCCACGCTGATGAGGCACCTTTTGGTGCAAGAATCGTACTGTAAAGATGTAGCAGGAAAATTGCCAGCTAGAACACTGCTTGCGTTGGTCTCATCTGCAGCAATTTTAACGGCCCTCTGCGGCTCTGCCCATCACCGAACATGGACATCTGAGCAATGTGGGAGAACACAGGGAACAAAAGCATGACTCAACAACCCTGCAGGACCCCAGCAATGGCTATACATGGGGTGAATGCAAGTCCCGTGATGACAATGTCGGGTTGGAAGACAGGCACTCACTTCATCCATCACCTTTCAGGTTGCATTTGCATCGCGAGCAGGCTGCTGTCACATGTGCTGACATGCAAAGCAACCATTGGAGATCCAACCACCAGGAGGCAGGGGCTTCTTCAACTCACCCCTAGTCGTTTGTCGATTGATCAGGCCACTCACGTTGGGGCATATCTTGTCCTGCATGGTGCTACACCCTGTGCCTTATCAGTAAGAAAAGGCTCATCCCAGAAGACATGATGTCGGTCAGACAGCCAGGCAAATTATATCACCTCGGACCTCCAACAAAATCCACTTGAAGCTACGTGGTGACCGTGAGACAATGCAACCGATCATCTCTGCATCCAACAAAGATGCGTCCACCGACCATCAAGGGTGATGAGAATATGTCACCTGGAAGATCAATGGACGCCAATCCTTGGACCAACTCCTCATATTTAACACCTTCCCCAGCCTGCTCCGGCTTAGCATCAGCTCTAATCCTGATGACATGGACCTTCCCAGAACTCGTGCAGACACTAGCATATCTGAAAAGATAAGGCAGACATGTTATTTCATTTGCATTGAATAGCTAAGCTAATGGCTACGCAACCAGTAAGTTCAGTACCTCTCAGATGGCCCAGATGACTCTGATGTTAACATCTCATCAACAAAGGCTGATGCAGTAATTGGATCTCCAACATTGTATACCCAAAGAAGGGCACCGGAAGTCTGCAACAAGTTGTAAATGAAAAAAACACTTCACATAATGGATCTTTTTAACAGGAAAAAGGTAGGGGAAACCACCTACCGTTTAGTATTGACTAATACTAAATGAAACGAACAAGAGGCCCCAAAGAACTTATATCAAAATGCATGAAAAACTTTCCTTCTAATGGATACTAAAACAAAATTATCTTAAATTTCTAGGTAACACTTACTCTGAAGATAGCCTTTACTCTACCTGTTATTCGAAAAACACCAAAAGCACCGCTTAATTGGCTCAGACaggtgtgtttttttttaaaaaaaaaaatagattgACAACATGAACCAAACTCTTTAACATGCATGATTCATTAGTGACTAAATTAAAAGGTATAAGGAAATCAAAACTTACAACATCAAAAGAGTATAAACTGCCATCACGGGAAGGTATGAGCACCTATCAGTGACATAATGCAAAAGAATTGCTTAGTTTCATTCAAATTGGGAACACATAACATTATCAAAGTAGTAACCTCAATCCTGTAGTGCCAAAACAGACGTTCTCtttaaaaattacaacgtgaatAATACACACTCAATAATGATTGAATTATATGAACATAAGATAAAAAGATTCATACTATACATGAAGTGATTGTTCAAAGTGCATATAAACAGAGAACACACCTGATAGGGGAGGGTGGACGACAAACATGCACCAGCAAAAATAGGACCACCAACAGTTGCCTGGATTTTAATAGCTAGTTATGACTTTGGACACAAATAAATATGTTGAGACCACACAAGAAGATCAGATGAACTATGGCAATATCAGTGAATGAAAATAAGATGAAATGTGGCAATATCAGAGTGAATAATTTTTTCCTCTTTCTCATTGAAGCCGGTGCAATATAGGACCAAATTAGTTCAATGTGACAAAGTTGATATGTGTGGCTTCAGTAGTTCTTTTTTCATAGTCAACTATACATATGTATTTCCTCTGGGCTCTGGCTACAAAAACAcagcagtgtgtgtgtgtgtggtggggGGGAGTTTACCTTCCAAATAACAATGCCTTGTGAGTTCAATGCCATAACTAGGCCATTCACCAAGCAACAAATAACTGCATGTTGCAAGTGTAGTAATCAGCAAAAAAACTGACATGTCTGCACATAGa
Proteins encoded:
- the LOC120671050 gene encoding uncharacterized protein LOC120671050, coding for MAGEPAPTPAGTAAEPERLLALAESALSVGRLRAAHKHASRAALLDPASPRAALLATAANVLVADPASHYAVLLLPDDDSASPLSASALHRHFKSLVKSLRVNPQDSATSPAVKAAVEEALGRAAEAYEALTAPPPAPALDTFWTACAGCRLLHEFERKYVGYRLMCPSCHRIFLATEIPPPPEAGPPTPALRPAEEPETEKPEMTLAEIKLELAKKRGAKASKKRSSRGEVEQEDGEEVEAENNHSDLMAVVDSDFYNFDADRGERCFKRGQLWALYSDDDGMPRYYALVEGVLRGSRFRIQIRWLDGGEEGKPCGQFKVGSADTLHSVNVFSHLVACERVAREVYRVYPRKASVWAFHGDQASSTGRGKYEIVVFLSGYSEQYGASFGYLEKVQGFRSIFKRRDVGAHAVQSLQKGDIGALSHQIPAKKVSKGEGSALPPGDCWELDPASLPPELLRLEPPRK